One window of the Cydia amplana chromosome 26, ilCydAmpl1.1, whole genome shotgun sequence genome contains the following:
- the LOC134660138 gene encoding tubulin beta chain-like: MREIVHLQAGQCGNQIGSKFWEIISDEHGIDTTGHYHGDSDLQLERIQVYYNEAADGTRFVPRAVLVDLEPGTMDAIRSSTYGQLFRPDNYVFGQSGAGNNWAKGHYTEGAELVDAVMDVVRKESEGCDCLQGFQLTHSLGGGTGSGLGTLLLSKLREEYPDRIVNTFSVMPSPKVSDTVVEPYNATLSVHQLVENTDETFCIDNEALYDICFRTLRLSEPTYGDLNHLVSLTMSGVTTCLRFPGQLNADLRKLAVNMVPFPRLHFFMPGFAPLTARNSQGYRALTVPELTQQMFSPGNMMTACDPRHGRYLTVAAIFRGRMSMKEVDEQMLTVQDKNSSYFVEWIPNNVKVAVCDVPPRGVKMAATFVGNSTAIQEIFKRISEQFTVMFRRKAFLHWYTGEGMDEMEFTEAESNMNDLVSEYQQYEEVGVEDGEFDEQEEMAGDEYPEEG; encoded by the exons atgcgCGAGATAGTGCATCTGCAAGCCGGCCAGTGCGGCAATCAAATCGGATCGAAG TTCTGGGAGATAATTTCCGACGAGCACGGCATCGACACGACGGGCCACTACCACGGCGACAGCGACCTGCAGCTCGAGCGCATACAAGTCTACTACAACGAGGCTGCTGATG GAACTCGCTTCGTGCCCCGCGCCGTGCTGGTGGACCTGGAGCCTGGCACCATGGACGCCATCCGCTCGTCCACCTACGGCCAGCTGTTCCGTCCGGACAACTACGTCTTTGGCCAGAGCGGCGCCG GCAACAACTGGGCGAAAGGCCACTACACCGAGGGAGCGGAGCTGGTGGACGCTGTCATGGACGTAGTCaggaaggagtcggaaggctgCGACTGTCTTCAAG GGTTCCAGCTGACGCACTCCCTGGGCGGAGGCACGGGCTCCGGCCTCGGCACGCTGCTGCTCAGCAAACTGCGCGAGGAATACCCCGACCGCATCGTCAACACCTTTAGTGTGATGCCCTCACCCAAG GTGTCCGACACGGTAGTGGAGCCTTACAACGCCACTCTCTCCGTGCACCAGCTGGTGGAGAACACGGACGAGACCTTCTGCATCGACAACGAGGCGCTCTACGACATCTGCTTCAGGACTCTGAGGCTCTCGGAGCCTACGTATGGAGACCTGAACCATCTTGTTTCG CTGACGATGTCCGGAGTGACGACATGCCTCCGGTTCCCCGGACAGCTGAACGCGGATCTGCGGAAGCTGGCCGTCAACATGGTGCCCTTCCCGCGCCTGCACTTCTTCATGCCCG GGTTCGCTCCACTTACTGCCAGAAACAGCCAAGGCTACAGAGCTCTCACAGTACCAGAATTAACGCAACAG ATGTTCAGCCCCGGCAACATGATGACGGCGTGCGACCCGCGGCACGGGCGCTACCTCACCGTGGCCGCCATCTTCCGCGGCCGCATGTCCATGAAGGAGGTCGACGAGCAGATGCTCACTGTGCAGGATAAGAACTCTAG TTACTTCGTGGAATGGATCCCGAACAACGTGAAGGTGGCCGTGTGCGACGTGCCCCCGCGCGGCGTCAAGATGGCCGCCACCTTCGTAGGCAACTCCACCGCTATACAGGAGATCTTTAAGCGCATCTCGGAACAGTTCACCGTCATGTTCCGACGCAAG GCGTTCCTCCACTGGTACACCGGCGAGGGCATGGACGAGATGGAGTTCACAGAGGCCGAGAGTAATATGAACGACCTGGTGTCCGAATACCAGCAGTATGAG GAGGTGGGAGTAGAAGATGGAGAGTTCGATGAACAAGAAGAGATGGCCGGAGACGAATATCCTGAGGAAGGTTAA
- the LOC134660155 gene encoding LSM12 homolog A-like has translation MSTVVSDCFTIGSIVATRTCYNQEIEGEVLAFDPQTKMLILKCPSSSGNPKRHDVNIVNLSLVSDVQIKKEVTAVPEAPQSLNLHRLNTRVRNSIENKRRLVSALSACLDPEGQRLFLAIARVIDDVSWAGQNIRVYNEVTISPPYKVENVAGEPESKPYNYIRKFVERHWSDREHPPAAPQPQ, from the exons ATGTCAACAGTCGTGTCTGACTGCTTTACCATCGGCAGTATAGTAGCAACTCGAACATGTTACAACCAAGAAATAGAAGGCGAAGTTTTAGCCTTCGATCCTCAAACGAAGATGTTGATATTGAAATGTCCATCATCCAGCGGTAATCCTAAACGCCACGATGTGAATATTGTTAATTTATCGTTAGTCAGTGACGTGCAAATCAAGAAAGAAGTGACCGCCGTACCGGAAGCTCCCCAGAGCCTTAATTTACACAGACTTAACACTAGAGTACGAAATTCTATTGAGAATAAGAGAAGACTA GTATCAGCACTATCAGCATGCTTGGACCCGGAGGGTCAGCGGCTGTTCCTGGCCATCGCGCGGGTGATCGACGACGTCTCGTGGGCCGGCCAGAACATACGCGTCTACAACGAAGTCACCATCTCACCTCCTTACAAG GTAGAGAATGTAGCGGGCGAGCCGGAGTCAAAGCCCTACAACTATATCCGCAAGTTCGTGGAGCGCCACTGGAGCGACCGCGAGCACCCTCCCGCCGCGCCCCAGCCGCAATAG
- the LOC134660150 gene encoding RNA-binding protein 48: MSEEKSDDKTILPHHEQQQLCTTRLPYRQGRKLTAVKVYTINSESNHLLIFGVPSLNLRQEAKALFQKFGRLKSFILAKDYKSEQFTETYHAVFEKIQSARVAKRMLDTKNFYGGSLHVTYAPELEDLDETRIKLMQRKHDVLTRLKNLQNEQDIIVKKVEIEPEVEQIAPKLNMGETNVISQDGSVRKRKSKEHVEEKRYKPCFITNEVKSKDVGESATNFVDRLPKVTVEKPNRLDTIDNNIEIVDCTSTDIETITNVNEHDNMKDGVKIYKIPEKPLNKIKFNVNKKS, encoded by the exons ATGTCGGAAGAGAAAAGTGATGATAAAACTATTCTGCCTCACCATGAGCAGCAGCAACTCTGTACAACTAGGCTGCCCTACCGTCAAGGCCGAAAACTCACTGCTGTTAAG GTTTATACGATCAACAGCGAATCTAACCACCTCCTAATATTCGGGGTCCCGTCCCTCAATCTCCGACAAGAAGCTAAAGCACTTTTTCAGAAATTTGGAAggttaaaatcatttattttggcAAAGGACTACAAAAGTGAACAGTTTACTGAGACCTACCATGCTGTTTTCGAGAAAATACAATCCGCTAGAGTCGCTAAGAGGATGTTAGATACTAAAAACTTCTATGGAGGTTCCTTGCATGTAACCTATGCTCCGGAATTGGAAGATTTAGATGAAACAAGAATTAAACTGATGCAAAGAAAACATGATGTTTTAACTCGGCTGAAAAACTTGCAAAATGAACAAGATATAATTGTCAAAAAAGTTGAAATTGAGCCAGAGGTTGAGCAAATTGCGCCAAAACTAAATATGGGTGAAACTAATGTGATTTCTCAAGATGGTTCCGTCAGAAAACGAAAATCCAAAGAACATGTAGAAGAGAAAAGATATAAACCCTGTTTTATCACAAATGAAGTTAAATCTAAAGATGTAGGTGAAAGCGCTActaattttgtagatagactTCCAAAAGTAACTGTAGAAAAGCCTAATAGACTTGATACAATAGATAATAACATAGAAATAGTTGATTGTACTTCCACAGACATAGAAACTATTACAAATGTGAATGAACATGACAACATGAAAGATGgtgttaaaatttataaaataccagaaaaacctttaaataaaatcaaatttaatgtaaataaaaagagTTAG